Proteins encoded within one genomic window of Gemmatimonadota bacterium:
- the fabG gene encoding 3-oxoacyl-ACP reductase FabG: MRARSAQSSGLPGAPAPGHKVLDEVEALEELLAQVVEETQARPALGAGDLRGRGALVTGGATGIGRATVLELGRCGVHVAFNYVDDGDGRMEAEALRTAAELRELEVNVLCRACDVRDAHAVAAFVRETCDTFGRLDILVNNAGIARDRALWHMTDEQWSEVLETNLTGAFHLVRAVAPTFRAQQYGKIVNVSSIHGLRSEFGLANYAASKAGLLGLTRSAALELGPSNVNVNAVAPGYIRTTRLTDAVPAEVLDHARERSALRRLGDPQDVAHVVVFLCSELARHITGVVIPVDGGDLLCV, translated from the coding sequence GTGAGGGCGCGCAGCGCCCAGTCCTCCGGATTACCGGGTGCGCCGGCGCCCGGCCATAAGGTGCTGGACGAGGTCGAGGCACTGGAGGAGCTCCTCGCCCAGGTCGTGGAGGAGACCCAGGCCCGGCCCGCCCTGGGCGCCGGCGACCTGCGCGGGCGTGGCGCGCTGGTGACTGGCGGTGCCACGGGGATCGGCCGGGCGACCGTACTCGAGCTGGGGCGTTGCGGCGTCCACGTCGCCTTCAACTACGTTGATGATGGTGACGGACGCATGGAAGCAGAAGCGCTGCGCACCGCCGCCGAGCTACGCGAGCTGGAGGTCAACGTCTTGTGCCGCGCCTGCGACGTGCGGGACGCGCACGCCGTGGCCGCGTTCGTGCGCGAGACGTGCGACACCTTCGGCCGGCTCGATATCCTGGTGAACAACGCGGGGATCGCCCGCGACCGTGCGCTCTGGCACATGACCGACGAGCAGTGGTCCGAGGTGCTGGAGACCAACCTGACCGGCGCGTTCCACCTGGTGCGCGCCGTCGCACCCACGTTCCGTGCGCAGCAGTACGGCAAGATCGTGAACGTCAGCTCGATCCATGGCCTGCGCAGCGAGTTCGGGCTGGCCAACTACGCGGCCTCGAAGGCGGGCCTCCTGGGGCTGACCCGCTCGGCCGCGCTCGAGCTGGGGCCGTCCAACGTCAACGTGAACGCGGTGGCGCCCGGCTACATCCGCACGACCCGACTGACCGACGCGGTGCCGGCCGAGGTGCTGGACCACGCCCGCGAGCGGAGTGCGCTGCGGCGGCTGGGTGACCCGCAGGACGTAGCCCACGTGGTCGTCTTCCTGTGCTCCGAGCTGGCCCGCCACATCACTGGGGTGGTGATCCCCGTGGATGGCGGCGACCTGCTCTGTGTGTGA